The Candidatus Limnocylindrales bacterium DNA segment TCGCGGCCGATCAGATAATTGGCAAGGCGTCGCGTGCGCTCGGTGACTTCGGTGTAGGTCAGTCTTCGATCGCGCCAGACGATGCATTCATGGTCCGGGATGACGCCGGCGACGGCTTCGTGAACCTCGGCAAGATTGAATTCCATCCGCGCGAGTTAGCGGTCGGCCTGGTCCAAGTCCAGTAGATTGACGCAGTCGGGTCATCTCCGAACGGAAATTTCCGTCACGGTGCGGTCAAGCCATTGATCTGGCGGGTGCTGCGCGCGCACCATCGAATCAGCATGGAGGTCACTATGAGAGCGACAATGTCTTCTTCCAACATCGGAATGCAGCATCACGATGACCACGCGACGGCCCATCTCGTGGAGCGGACACTGGTGCACACGATGGCGACCGTCGTTGGAATATTCTTCGTGTTCCTCGCGTTCGGCGGCTTCGTCTATCCCGATTATCTCGGAATGCACCTGAACACGACGCATTCGCTGATTCACCTCGTCTCGGGCGCAGCGGCGATGTACTTCGGGCTTTTCGGTACGACGTCGGGAGCCAGCCTGTTCTGCGTGACGATGGGCGCGATTTACGGAGCGCTGGCGCTCGCAGGATTCGCATTCGGCGCGCCGGGCGAGCCCACGCTCGGCGGGACGCTGCACATCATGGATACGCAGCTGATCAGGATCATTCCGGGCACGCTCGAGCTCGGTGCGAGCGATCACGTGCTTCATCTGCTTCTCGGAGCAGTCTTCATCGTCAGCGGCTTCCTCGGCTGGCTCGGTACGGACGAAGAGCATCCCTGACCTTGCAGCGGCAAGCCTTCTCGATCGGAAGATCCGCAGGTGACGGATCTTCCGATCCTCGTCAGTAGCAGCTCAGATCCACGGATTCAGTAGTAACGCAGCTCCACGCGGTTGCCGTCGGGATCGCGAACGTAGATCGATGTGCCGTCTCCGCGCGCGCCCGAAAGCGTCATCGGGCCGGCTTCGATTGCCACTCCTGCCGCATCGAGCCGGCCGAGCAGCGGCTCCCAGTCGGCCTCCTCGAGCGCAAGGCAGAAATGGTTCAGGTTCGGGTACGTGCGGGCGGCAGCGTCACCGTTGTCCCACAGCGCAGGAGGCAGCAGGTCGATCAGCGCGCTTTCGCTGATGCGGGCGCACGGAAAAAGCGCGGCACCGGAGCGGAACTCGTCCACGCGGTGCGGCGCGAGCCCGATCACGTCGAGATAAAAGCCGAGCATCGCATCCATGTCGCGAACGGCGAGAACGATGTGGTCGAGGTCGAGCTTCATCACAGTTCTCCTTCTCGCACCCGCGCCGGTCCGCTGGCGACGCGGACCGCGGGTTTCGACGGCAGATTCTTCCGGACGGGCCGGTGCTTCAAGCGATGCGCGCCACACGTCTCGCTCGGTGCTCGCGCGCATAGTATGCAGGCCGCTTGCGGCATCCCGCGACCTCCACACGCTCGGCGGCACTCGCGAAGCTGCGCCGATTGGCCCCCTGGCTGATCGCGGCTCTTTTTGCCGCGTTCCTGTGCGCCGTGACCGCGCATCACGAGATGTGGCGCGACGAGATCCAGGCGTGGCTGTTCGCGCGCGACTCGGCAACGCCGCTGCAGATGCTCGCGGCCATGCGTCACGAGGGCCACCCGCCGCTCTGGCACCTGCTGCTGTGGCCGCTCGCGCATGTGACGAAGAATCCGGTGGCGATGCAGGTGCTCCATGTCGCGCTCGCTGCGGGATCGGGGCTTCTCGTCTTCCGCTTCTCACCGTTTTCGTGGCCGGTGCG contains these protein-coding regions:
- a CDS encoding VOC family protein encodes the protein MKLDLDHIVLAVRDMDAMLGFYLDVIGLAPHRVDEFRSGAALFPCARISESALIDLLPPALWDNGDAAARTYPNLNHFCLALEEADWEPLLGRLDAAGVAIEAGPMTLSGARGDGTSIYVRDPDGNRVELRYY